In the genome of Rhodoplanes sp. Z2-YC6860, one region contains:
- a CDS encoding Bug family tripartite tricarboxylate transporter substrate binding protein yields the protein MRNCARIALAAICAVIVGLVSARADDYPSAPIHLISGFPPGSTADISARVVGARMGQILGQQFVIENRVGAGSSLAAAQVARAAKDGYTLYVGNAANVINAAMSSNLNFDFYKDFEPVALITSTPTVLAVTPELGVQNVKQLIALAKAKPGELSFGSSGVGSSTHLALELFNRLAQVKITHIPYSGSPQVITDMLANRVQGYFSPASTVMGHIQAGKLVGLAITDPKRSSILPELPTMIEAGVPDFESVLWFGIDAPAGTPQPIVDKLARAANEALKSDEIVNSLKSQTIATLGGTPEEFRKHLESERKRWTAVVEGAGLRK from the coding sequence ATGAGAAACTGCGCGCGGATCGCGCTTGCCGCCATATGTGCCGTCATCGTGGGCCTCGTTTCGGCCCGCGCGGATGACTATCCAAGCGCACCGATCCACTTGATCAGCGGCTTTCCGCCCGGCAGCACCGCCGACATCTCGGCCCGCGTGGTCGGCGCCCGCATGGGCCAGATCCTCGGCCAGCAGTTCGTGATTGAGAATCGCGTCGGCGCAGGCTCGAGCCTTGCCGCCGCGCAGGTCGCCCGCGCCGCGAAGGACGGCTACACGCTGTACGTCGGCAATGCCGCGAACGTCATCAACGCGGCGATGTCGTCCAATCTGAATTTCGACTTCTACAAGGACTTCGAACCGGTCGCGCTGATCACCTCGACGCCGACCGTGCTCGCGGTCACACCCGAGCTCGGCGTGCAAAACGTCAAGCAGCTGATCGCGCTGGCCAAAGCCAAACCGGGCGAGCTGTCGTTCGGTTCGTCGGGCGTCGGCAGCTCGACGCATCTGGCGCTGGAGCTGTTCAACCGGCTGGCGCAGGTGAAGATCACGCACATTCCGTATTCGGGCAGCCCGCAGGTCATCACAGACATGCTGGCCAACCGCGTGCAGGGCTATTTCTCGCCGGCTTCGACCGTGATGGGTCACATCCAGGCGGGCAAGCTCGTGGGCCTTGCGATCACCGACCCGAAGCGCAGCTCGATCCTGCCCGAACTGCCGACCATGATCGAAGCCGGCGTGCCGGATTTCGAGTCCGTGCTCTGGTTTGGCATCGATGCGCCGGCCGGCACACCTCAACCGATCGTCGACAAGCTGGCACGCGCCGCCAACGAGGCGCTCAAGTCGGACGAGATCGTCAATTCGCTGAAGAGCCAGACGATCGCGACCCTCGGCGGCACGCCGGAGGAATTCCGCAAGCACCTGGAAAGCGAGCGCAAACGCTGGACCGCGGTGGTCGAGGGCGCGGGCTTGCGCAAGTAA
- a CDS encoding ABC transporter ATP-binding protein → MVFRLFESALDPTQKPAGSEPPAGLVAFYWHFARQAKGLFASLFVTGLIVALLDSAIPVFMGKVVTLVTSANPATLWQEHSHLLLGMAAVLLILRPLAMTAQNLVANQAIAVNVANMIRWQNHWHVARQSWAFFQNDFAGRIANRVMQTGPAVRESLVALITGVWYILVYGTAALILLGSADRWLALPIVLWFCGYVLMLRLLVPRMRDRSKSVSEARSWLVGRIVDTYTNILTVKLFARARDEDAYVREAFDEHTGLFYASLRLNTLFSFCLSTLNAMLVTGTGTMAIWLWVHGKVEVGTVAMALPLSWQIISIAGWVAMRVTEIFENIGVVQEGMMTISQPIKLIDKPDAVPLKVTHGQIEFKDIRFGYGRESGLIDGLSLTIRPGERIGLIGRSGAGKSTLVNLMLRFFDLEDGRILIDGQDIANATQESLRTQISVVTQDTSLLHRSIRDNIRYGRPEATEAEIVAAAKQAQADAFIHELEDWRGRRGYDAHVGERGVKLSGGQRQRVAIARVILKNAPVLVLDEATSSLDSEVESAIQASLDTLMTGKTVIAIAHRLSTIARMDRLVVLDRGRIVEQGTHAELLRSGGHYAELWRHQSGGFIDSDPPAEAAE, encoded by the coding sequence ATGGTGTTCCGACTTTTCGAAAGCGCACTTGATCCGACCCAGAAGCCGGCGGGCTCCGAGCCCCCGGCAGGGCTCGTCGCGTTCTATTGGCACTTCGCCCGCCAGGCGAAGGGGCTGTTCGCGTCGCTGTTCGTCACCGGGTTGATCGTGGCGCTGCTCGATTCCGCGATTCCGGTCTTCATGGGCAAGGTCGTCACGCTGGTGACCTCCGCCAATCCGGCGACGCTGTGGCAGGAGCACTCGCACCTGCTGCTCGGCATGGCCGCCGTGCTGCTGATCCTTCGCCCGCTGGCGATGACGGCGCAGAATCTCGTCGCCAACCAGGCGATCGCGGTCAACGTCGCCAACATGATCCGCTGGCAGAACCACTGGCACGTGGCGCGGCAGTCCTGGGCTTTCTTCCAGAACGATTTCGCCGGCCGCATCGCCAACCGCGTGATGCAGACCGGGCCGGCGGTGCGCGAGAGCCTCGTCGCGCTCATCACCGGCGTCTGGTACATCCTGGTTTACGGCACCGCAGCGCTCATCTTGCTGGGCTCTGCCGACCGCTGGCTCGCGCTGCCGATCGTGCTGTGGTTCTGCGGCTACGTGCTGATGCTGCGCCTCCTCGTGCCGCGCATGCGCGACCGCTCGAAGAGCGTGTCGGAGGCTCGCTCCTGGCTCGTCGGACGCATCGTCGACACCTATACCAACATCCTCACGGTGAAGCTGTTCGCGCGCGCCCGCGACGAGGACGCCTATGTGCGCGAGGCCTTCGACGAGCACACCGGGCTGTTCTACGCATCGCTGCGCCTCAACACGCTGTTCAGCTTCTGCCTGTCCACGCTCAACGCGATGCTGGTCACCGGCACCGGCACCATGGCGATCTGGCTCTGGGTGCACGGCAAGGTCGAGGTCGGCACCGTCGCGATGGCGTTGCCGCTGTCCTGGCAGATCATCTCGATCGCCGGCTGGGTGGCGATGCGCGTCACCGAGATCTTCGAGAACATCGGCGTCGTGCAGGAAGGCATGATGACGATCTCGCAGCCGATCAAGCTGATCGACAAGCCAGACGCCGTTCCGCTGAAGGTCACGCACGGGCAGATCGAGTTCAAGGACATCCGCTTCGGCTATGGCCGCGAGAGCGGGCTGATCGACGGGCTGTCGCTGACCATTCGCCCGGGCGAGCGGATCGGCCTGATCGGCCGCTCCGGCGCCGGCAAGTCGACGCTGGTCAACCTGATGCTGCGGTTCTTCGACCTGGAAGACGGCCGCATCCTGATCGACGGCCAGGACATCGCGAACGCCACGCAGGAAAGCCTGCGCACGCAGATTTCGGTGGTGACGCAGGACACCTCGCTGCTGCATCGCTCGATCCGCGACAACATCCGCTACGGCCGCCCCGAGGCGACCGAAGCCGAGATCGTCGCTGCCGCGAAGCAGGCCCAGGCCGACGCCTTCATCCACGAGCTCGAGGACTGGCGCGGCCGCCGCGGCTACGACGCTCATGTCGGCGAGCGCGGCGTGAAGCTCTCCGGCGGCCAGCGCCAACGGGTCGCGATCGCCCGCGTGATCCTGAAGAACGCGCCGGTGCTGGTGCTCGACGAGGCCACCTCATCGCTCGACAGCGAGGTCGAGTCCGCCATTCAGGCGAGCCTCGACACGCTGATGACCGGCAAGACCGTGATCGCCATCGCGCACCGGCTGTCCACCATCGCACGGATGGATCGGTTGGTTGTGCTCGACCGCGGCCGCATCGTCGAGCAAGGCACGCATGCCGAGCTTCTGCGCAGTGGCGGGCATTATGCCGAGCTGTGGCGGCATCAGTCCGGCGGCTTCATCGATTCCGACCCGCCGGCCGAAGCCGCCGAGTAA
- a CDS encoding cysteine-rich CWC family protein translates to MTPNTAEQRLPLRRLACARCGRSFECGSGGSEGGACWCMDESYRLPMPESGAGDCLCPACLRAKAATSTA, encoded by the coding sequence ATGACCCCGAACACGGCCGAACAGCGACTGCCCTTGCGCCGGCTCGCCTGCGCCCGCTGCGGCAGGTCGTTTGAGTGCGGCAGCGGCGGCAGCGAAGGCGGCGCCTGCTGGTGCATGGACGAGAGCTATCGCCTGCCAATGCCCGAATCCGGCGCCGGCGATTGTCTCTGCCCGGCCTGCCTGCGCGCCAAGGCTGCCACCTCGACGGCGTGA
- a CDS encoding glutathione binding-like protein: MIDVYYWTTPNGHKVTIFLEEAGLPYKVIPINIGKGEQFKADFLAVSPNNRIPAIVDHDPPGGGKPISVFESGAILVYLAEKTGKFLPKDPAKRADAMQWLFWQMGGLGPMSGQNNHFANYATDKIPYAIDRYRNEVNRLYGVMDRRLADRPFLAGEYSIADMASYPWVVPHERQGQKIADFPHLKKWLETIAARPAVVKAYEHVAKVNPGQGGIRTAEERAILFGQTASSVNKAAASAQ, translated from the coding sequence ATGATCGATGTTTATTACTGGACCACGCCGAACGGCCATAAGGTCACGATCTTCCTCGAAGAAGCCGGGCTTCCCTACAAAGTCATCCCGATCAACATCGGCAAGGGCGAGCAGTTCAAGGCAGACTTCCTCGCCGTATCGCCGAACAACCGCATTCCCGCGATCGTCGATCACGATCCGCCCGGCGGCGGCAAGCCGATCTCGGTGTTCGAGTCCGGCGCGATCCTGGTCTATCTCGCCGAGAAGACCGGCAAGTTCCTGCCGAAGGACCCGGCCAAGCGCGCCGACGCGATGCAGTGGCTGTTCTGGCAGATGGGCGGCCTTGGTCCGATGTCGGGACAGAACAACCACTTCGCCAATTACGCGACCGACAAGATCCCTTATGCAATCGACCGCTATCGCAACGAGGTGAACCGCCTTTACGGCGTGATGGACCGGCGCCTCGCGGACCGGCCGTTCCTCGCCGGCGAATATTCCATCGCCGACATGGCGAGTTACCCCTGGGTGGTGCCGCATGAGCGGCAGGGTCAGAAGATCGCCGACTTCCCGCATCTGAAGAAATGGCTCGAGACCATCGCGGCGCGGCCCGCGGTGGTGAAGGCTTATGAGCACGTCGCCAAGGTCAATCCGGGGCAGGGCGGCATCCGCACCGCGGAGGAGCGCGCGATCCTGTTCGGCCAGACCGCATCGTCGGTCAACAAGGCCGCTGCGAGCGCGCAATAG
- the leuC gene encoding 3-isopropylmalate dehydratase large subunit produces MRAQNVGMPETLFEKIWNAHRVAERADGRELIYIDRHVLHELHAPHAFETLQKQQRPVRRPDLTFSAQDHTVSTQPGRTDDTNPSGAPFIKAMREGSRRNGIKVFDLGDPDQGISHVVAPELGMVLPGATHGVPDSHASTVGGLGALAFGVGTTELGHILATQVIAMKRPKSMLIRLEGKLAPHVTAKDVALRIISEIGVSGARGHVVEYAGSATRAMPMEQRMTLCNLNIEMGGRSGFVAPDDGTFQWIAGRPFAPQGAMWDRALAHWKTLKTDDGAKFDRELVLDCSDLEPQITWGTDPGQVLGISGRVPDPSGAADGSKRAAMESALGYMGLEPGMMLVGLPVHRVFIGSCTNARLPDLQAAADVVRGRKVAPGVVAMVVPGSSRVKREAEAAGLDRVFRDAGFSWGESGCSMCAGGNGDRGEPGERIVSTTNRNFENRQGPKVRTHLVSPATAAATAIAGRIADVRQLGQVLGQV; encoded by the coding sequence ATGCGAGCCCAGAATGTGGGCATGCCGGAAACCCTGTTCGAAAAAATTTGGAACGCTCACCGCGTCGCGGAACGCGCCGACGGCCGTGAGCTGATCTACATCGACCGCCACGTGCTGCATGAGCTGCACGCGCCGCATGCCTTCGAGACGCTGCAGAAGCAGCAGCGCCCGGTTCGCCGTCCGGACCTGACCTTCTCGGCGCAGGACCACACCGTCTCGACGCAGCCCGGCCGCACCGACGACACCAACCCGTCGGGCGCGCCCTTCATCAAGGCGATGCGTGAAGGCAGCCGCAGGAATGGCATCAAGGTGTTCGATCTCGGCGATCCGGACCAGGGCATCTCCCACGTCGTGGCGCCGGAGCTCGGCATGGTGCTGCCGGGCGCAACGCACGGCGTGCCGGACAGCCATGCCAGCACGGTCGGCGGGCTTGGCGCGCTCGCCTTTGGCGTCGGCACCACCGAGCTCGGCCATATCCTCGCGACGCAGGTGATCGCGATGAAGCGGCCGAAGAGCATGCTGATCCGTCTCGAAGGCAAGCTCGCGCCGCACGTCACCGCCAAGGACGTGGCGCTGCGCATCATTTCGGAAATCGGCGTCTCCGGAGCGCGCGGCCACGTGGTCGAGTACGCCGGCAGCGCGACGCGCGCGATGCCGATGGAGCAGCGCATGACGCTCTGCAATCTCAACATCGAGATGGGCGGGCGCTCGGGCTTCGTTGCGCCGGATGACGGAACGTTCCAGTGGATCGCCGGACGGCCGTTCGCGCCGCAGGGTGCGATGTGGGACCGCGCGCTGGCGCATTGGAAGACACTCAAGACCGACGACGGTGCAAAATTTGATCGTGAGCTCGTGCTCGATTGCAGCGATCTCGAGCCGCAGATCACCTGGGGCACCGATCCGGGCCAGGTGCTCGGCATCTCCGGCCGCGTGCCCGATCCGTCTGGCGCCGCCGACGGCAGCAAGCGCGCCGCGATGGAAAGCGCATTGGGCTACATGGGGCTCGAGCCGGGCATGATGCTGGTCGGTCTGCCGGTACATCGCGTGTTCATCGGCTCGTGCACCAACGCACGCTTGCCGGACCTGCAGGCGGCGGCCGATGTCGTTCGCGGCCGCAAGGTCGCGCCCGGCGTGGTCGCGATGGTGGTGCCGGGATCGTCGCGGGTGAAGCGCGAAGCGGAGGCCGCGGGCCTTGATCGCGTGTTCCGCGACGCAGGCTTTTCCTGGGGCGAGTCGGGCTGCTCGATGTGTGCCGGCGGCAACGGCGACCGCGGCGAGCCCGGCGAGCGCATCGTCTCCACCACCAACCGCAACTTCGAAAACCGCCAGGGACCGAAGGTGCGCACGCACCTGGTCAGCCCCGCGACCGCCGCGGCGACCGCCATCGCGGGCCGTATCGCCGATGTGCGGCAACTGGGGCAAGTGTTGGGGCAGGTCTAA
- the leuD gene encoding 3-isopropylmalate dehydratase small subunit, whose amino-acid sequence MQPFKSHAGIAVPLLADDINTDQMAPVAAMRDMKPDYKKMLFMRARAEDKDFALNQPQFANPGMLVTGQNFGAGSSREAAVWGMLANNIRVIVAKSFADIYRENCLQNGLLPVVLNASDQDVFIARVVAANGSAPFTADLEKQIISGPGGPDIRFDIPAADRTRLLEGLDDIGLTLKHDGEIKAWEQRMAASQPWLQTAKDSRTVG is encoded by the coding sequence ATGCAGCCGTTCAAGTCTCACGCCGGCATCGCGGTGCCGCTTCTCGCGGACGACATCAACACCGATCAGATGGCGCCCGTCGCAGCGATGCGCGACATGAAGCCGGACTACAAGAAGATGCTGTTCATGCGCGCCCGCGCGGAGGACAAGGACTTTGCGCTGAATCAGCCGCAGTTCGCCAATCCCGGCATGCTGGTGACCGGGCAGAACTTCGGCGCCGGCTCTTCGCGCGAGGCCGCGGTGTGGGGCATGCTCGCCAACAACATCCGCGTCATCGTCGCGAAAAGCTTTGCCGACATCTATCGCGAGAACTGCCTGCAGAACGGTCTGCTGCCGGTGGTGCTCAACGCCAGCGACCAGGACGTGTTCATCGCCCGCGTCGTCGCCGCCAACGGTTCGGCGCCATTCACGGCCGACCTGGAAAAGCAGATCATCAGCGGGCCGGGCGGACCTGACATCAGGTTCGACATTCCGGCCGCCGACCGTACGCGCCTGCTCGAAGGCCTCGACGACATCGGACTGACGCTGAAGCACGACGGTGAGATCAAAGCCTGGGAGCAACGCATGGCCGCGTCGCAGCCGTGGCTGCAAACAGCGAAGGACAGCCGGACAGTCGGATAG
- a CDS encoding IS110 family transposase, translated as MDIIAVGIDVSKDRLDVAVRPGGELFVVTRNASGVGRLIERMRALAPGIIALEATGGFETVVAASLAAAALPVVVVNPAQIRAFAKALGQRAKTDPIDAAVIAHFAEATKPQPRPLADEATQLLADLVARRRQIIEMIGAESQREKRIAVSRLRKSIRRVIGMLEKELAELDSEIDDSVRGSPAWREKEDLLASVPGIGPIISRTLIADLPELGTLSRKQIAALAGLAPFTRQSGQWKGRSFIGGGRKSVRTALFMGAMVAMRHNPVLKAFFNRLTKAGKPKMVAIIAVARKLLTILNAIVRDKRPWQIA; from the coding sequence ATGGACATCATCGCTGTCGGTATCGACGTCTCGAAAGACCGCCTGGACGTGGCTGTGCGCCCCGGTGGGGAGCTGTTTGTGGTGACGCGCAATGCATCCGGCGTGGGTCGGTTGATCGAGCGGATGCGGGCCCTGGCGCCGGGGATTATTGCGTTGGAAGCCACCGGCGGCTTTGAAACGGTGGTGGCAGCCTCTTTGGCTGCCGCGGCGCTTCCTGTTGTCGTCGTCAACCCGGCCCAAATCCGAGCCTTTGCCAAGGCGCTCGGGCAGCGCGCTAAGACCGACCCGATCGATGCCGCTGTGATCGCCCACTTCGCGGAGGCGACGAAGCCGCAGCCGCGGCCCTTGGCAGACGAGGCAACGCAGCTTCTGGCCGATCTCGTCGCCCGCCGCCGGCAGATCATCGAGATGATCGGCGCGGAAAGCCAGCGCGAGAAGCGGATAGCCGTGTCGCGCCTGCGCAAAAGCATCCGCCGGGTCATCGGCATGCTGGAGAAGGAACTCGCCGAGCTCGATAGCGAGATCGACGACAGCGTGCGCGGCTCGCCGGCTTGGCGCGAGAAGGAGGATCTGCTCGCCTCCGTGCCAGGCATCGGCCCGATCATCTCGCGCACGCTCATTGCCGATCTGCCCGAACTCGGCACGCTCAGCCGCAAACAGATCGCTGCGCTCGCAGGGCTTGCCCCCTTCACCCGCCAGTCCGGCCAGTGGAAGGGGCGGAGCTTTATTGGCGGCGGTCGCAAATCCGTGCGCACCGCGTTGTTCATGGGCGCGATGGTCGCCATGCGGCACAACCCGGTCTTGAAGGCCTTCTTCAATCGCCTGACCAAGGCCGGCAAGCCGAAGATGGTCGCCATTATCGCAGTCGCCAGAAAACTGCTGACTATCCTCAACGCCATCGTGCGGGACAAACGACCATGGCAAATCGCTTGA
- a CDS encoding isocitrate lyase/PEP mutase family protein, with amino-acid sequence MNARKKFRAIMADNKKCTLMPGAYDALSARIIEAEGFEAVVAGGYAAIGSMLAQADMGQSNMRDYAAHYGRICDAVQIPVYVDADTGFGGVNNVRQMVRAFEAAGVAALFISDQVFPNRCGYLPGKQIVPVEQILAKLKAALDARTDPDLMIVARTDAASVEGPEQAIARCQLFMEAGADMAKPMGFDTIPDIKRAIREIPGPHMATLSQAAGNKVRSLPDMEAAGVAAATFPSVALFAAANAVRNVVRTLKNENSLSPCQPHLIPLEDYYDLVGLKSLLHREESYDKAADALVQKRAAE; translated from the coding sequence ATGAACGCCCGCAAGAAATTCCGCGCCATCATGGCGGACAACAAGAAGTGCACGCTGATGCCCGGCGCCTACGACGCGCTGTCGGCGCGCATCATCGAGGCCGAGGGCTTCGAGGCGGTCGTCGCCGGCGGTTACGCCGCGATCGGCTCGATGCTGGCGCAGGCTGACATGGGCCAGTCCAACATGCGCGATTATGCGGCGCACTACGGCCGCATCTGCGACGCCGTGCAGATTCCGGTCTATGTCGATGCCGACACCGGCTTCGGCGGCGTCAACAACGTGCGCCAGATGGTGCGCGCCTTCGAGGCGGCGGGCGTCGCTGCCCTCTTCATCAGCGATCAGGTGTTCCCGAACCGCTGCGGCTATCTGCCCGGCAAGCAGATCGTACCGGTCGAGCAGATCCTGGCCAAGCTCAAGGCCGCGCTCGATGCCCGCACCGATCCCGATCTGATGATCGTGGCCCGCACCGACGCTGCGAGCGTCGAGGGCCCGGAGCAGGCGATCGCGCGCTGCCAGCTGTTCATGGAAGCGGGTGCCGACATGGCGAAGCCGATGGGGTTCGACACCATTCCGGATATCAAGCGGGCGATCCGCGAAATCCCGGGGCCGCACATGGCGACGCTGTCACAGGCGGCCGGCAACAAGGTGCGCAGTCTGCCGGATATGGAGGCCGCAGGCGTAGCCGCTGCGACCTTCCCCTCAGTGGCGCTGTTCGCTGCGGCGAACGCCGTGCGCAACGTGGTGCGCACGCTCAAGAACGAGAATTCGCTTTCGCCGTGCCAGCCGCATCTGATCCCGCTCGAGGACTATTACGATCTGGTTGGACTGAAGTCGCTGCTTCATCGCGAGGAAAGCTACGACAAGGCCGCCGACGCTTTGGTGCAGAAGCGCGCCGCCGAATAG
- a CDS encoding Bug family tripartite tricarboxylate transporter substrate binding protein: MLIPVRSVAAAALIVCLGSVAHGQTAEEFYKGRTIQIVGAFETGNDYDIGTRLLARYLPKELPGNPTVVVQSMPAAAGVVAANYMALRAPRDGSTIGGISRNLPSQAMMKLPNIEADPRTFIWLGATSFPGRVCVTGQDAPVKTAADLFKTELLTGGTGAGSSTSIVPTVINRVLGAKFKMVEGYRGAGDILIAIERNEVQGVCMSMGQFRTSQQKFKEGKLRYLLRAEESALPGVDVPSVYDFAKTSEQRQLMRFLFSSTEFGRPYLFPAGVPKDRVDFMRKAIERAAKNPALLAEAEKMNLDMVFRAPEHLEQVVTQLYETSPELVEKAKDISPNLK, encoded by the coding sequence ATGCTGATTCCGGTTCGATCGGTCGCCGCGGCCGCATTGATCGTGTGCCTCGGCAGCGTGGCGCACGGACAGACGGCCGAAGAGTTCTACAAGGGCCGGACGATCCAGATCGTCGGCGCCTTTGAGACCGGCAACGACTACGACATCGGCACGCGGCTGCTGGCCCGCTATCTTCCCAAGGAGTTGCCGGGCAATCCGACCGTCGTGGTGCAGTCCATGCCGGCGGCGGCGGGCGTGGTCGCCGCCAACTACATGGCGCTGCGTGCGCCGCGCGACGGCAGCACCATCGGCGGCATCTCGCGGAACCTGCCGAGCCAGGCGATGATGAAGCTGCCGAATATCGAGGCCGATCCGCGGACCTTCATCTGGCTCGGCGCGACCTCGTTCCCCGGCCGGGTCTGCGTGACCGGGCAGGATGCCCCCGTGAAGACTGCAGCGGATCTGTTCAAGACCGAGCTGCTCACCGGGGGCACCGGTGCCGGCTCGTCCACCAGCATCGTGCCGACCGTGATCAACCGCGTGCTCGGGGCGAAGTTCAAGATGGTGGAGGGCTACCGCGGCGCGGGCGATATCCTGATCGCGATCGAGCGCAACGAGGTGCAGGGCGTCTGCATGTCGATGGGCCAGTTCCGCACGTCGCAGCAGAAATTCAAGGAAGGCAAGCTGCGCTATCTGCTGCGCGCCGAGGAGAGCGCGCTGCCGGGCGTGGACGTGCCCTCGGTCTACGATTTTGCCAAGACCAGCGAGCAGCGCCAGCTGATGCGTTTCCTGTTCTCGTCGACGGAATTCGGCCGGCCCTACCTGTTCCCGGCGGGCGTGCCCAAGGATCGCGTCGATTTCATGCGCAAGGCGATCGAGCGGGCGGCGAAAAATCCTGCGCTGCTCGCCGAAGCGGAAAAGATGAATCTCGATATGGTCTTCCGCGCGCCGGAGCACCTCGAGCAGGTGGTGACGCAGCTCTATGAGACGTCGCCCGAGCTGGTCGAAAAGGCCAAGGACATCAGCCCAAACCTGAAATAG
- a CDS encoding Flp family type IVb pilin, whose product MTTELTRFLRDESGTAAIEYGLIAASISIATITAVQSFGSKLKIVFTAAQAALN is encoded by the coding sequence ATGACGACCGAATTGACAAGGTTCCTGCGCGACGAGTCCGGAACGGCGGCCATCGAATACGGTCTGATCGCGGCCAGCATTTCGATTGCGACGATCACCGCCGTTCAGAGCTTCGGCTCGAAGCTGAAGATTGTTTTCACGGCGGCGCAAGCCGCGTTGAACTGA
- a CDS encoding LysR family transcriptional regulator produces MKQNFTVRQGALDGVEAFLSVARHRSFRKAAAELGVTPSAMSQAVRALEARVGAALFIRTTRSVGLTEAGERFLSRAKPAFEELVAASSAARDLGQRPTGLLRLTVPRGVVPVLLEPLIASFCQAYPEIEVEIAASEQSVDLAAEGFDAGIRMGQFIAADMVAVPLTPPFRLTIVGSPGYLSRKGRPKRPDDLRQHACLRMRRSNGALAHWSFDDNGRPIEVAVSGPFIANDVPTMLGAAVEGLGLAQVPGPTAAGLVKAGKLVRVLEPFAPTTPGVFLYYPDRRQVLPKLRAFIEHIKSRPNSARRAKTSAP; encoded by the coding sequence ATGAAGCAGAACTTCACAGTCCGGCAGGGCGCGCTCGATGGCGTCGAGGCATTCCTCAGCGTGGCGCGGCATCGCAGTTTCCGCAAAGCCGCCGCGGAGCTCGGCGTTACGCCGTCGGCGATGAGCCAGGCGGTGCGTGCGCTCGAGGCGCGCGTCGGCGCAGCGCTGTTCATCCGCACGACGCGCAGCGTCGGCCTGACCGAAGCCGGCGAGCGCTTTCTGTCGCGAGCCAAGCCCGCCTTCGAGGAACTGGTCGCCGCGAGCAGCGCTGCACGCGACCTCGGGCAGCGGCCAACCGGGCTGTTGCGCCTCACCGTGCCGCGCGGTGTCGTGCCGGTCCTGCTGGAGCCGCTGATTGCGTCCTTCTGCCAGGCCTATCCCGAAATCGAAGTGGAAATCGCCGCCAGCGAGCAGTCGGTCGACCTCGCAGCCGAGGGCTTCGATGCCGGCATCCGGATGGGCCAGTTCATCGCGGCCGACATGGTCGCAGTCCCGCTCACGCCGCCGTTTCGTCTGACGATCGTCGGCAGCCCCGGCTATCTTTCGCGCAAGGGCCGGCCCAAGCGGCCTGACGATTTGCGCCAACACGCCTGTTTGCGAATGCGACGATCCAATGGCGCGCTCGCGCACTGGTCATTCGACGATAATGGCCGCCCGATCGAGGTCGCGGTGTCGGGTCCGTTCATCGCCAACGACGTTCCCACCATGCTCGGTGCGGCCGTCGAAGGCCTCGGTCTGGCGCAGGTGCCCGGGCCGACCGCGGCCGGACTGGTGAAAGCCGGAAAGCTCGTGCGGGTGCTAGAGCCGTTCGCACCAACGACGCCTGGCGTGTTTCTTTATTATCCCGATCGCCGGCAGGTCCTGCCGAAGCTGCGTGCCTTCATCGAGCACATCAAGAGCCGGCCGAACAGTGCGCGGCGCGCCAAGACAAGCGCGCCTTGA